The Pantoea nemavictus genome includes a region encoding these proteins:
- a CDS encoding amylovoran biosynthesis protein AmsF has protein sequence MIEVNSYAELRTTAPSKNGDLAFLRRYNPDSTFRGGGDFTGFIGTTTAVDDGGTLAVGNGFYWKRVINNPSDINLYHFGAKGDGYANDTDAFNRMLAWTQNYSGNITALPVRFPGGKFLISPIDISGTERAFFGLQGDDVELGSLPRTTIISDKSANTVFKVKARRTSIRGIAWNGQASADITTNKSTITADMCSNVQPFFENTCIEGTTVNIYCFRAQNNGGTVIKVLDTLDSKFDQIYTLYTYGRVFDVGWSNSPKGAWDHSTAIEICNCNFQTGYGDATLYMPRVTQGILRNVWIEHTRNPGDLSDGGWTIDTLNIEDCGNPFNLNNARVTIRQLNLQSGAKVSTDLAPGRWLSTFEYGYRRDESYGSFLTGSLRAGYFSGYKITNNTDTDNWYRLGQLFFPNANQQWVMEFIGKADATQPTGTAGSPVNVAATGKTWINLQRLETVWADVYHMGQPAVLDIRYSRVGTTYAAVWVKLRANSGDTMMNLKCTGPTRFDSGSCSLFQQDFSVVTDTTKLGGFKPAARFGLHNGLAGIGANEKGVLTVATAAGTPTNKTAPTGFVLVNINGVDRKLPYYD, from the coding sequence ATGATCGAAGTTAACTCTTATGCTGAACTGCGCACCACTGCACCATCCAAAAACGGCGATCTGGCATTCTTACGCCGTTACAATCCAGATTCCACCTTCCGTGGCGGCGGTGATTTTACCGGTTTTATCGGTACCACAACGGCCGTTGATGATGGCGGCACGCTGGCGGTAGGAAACGGTTTTTACTGGAAGCGCGTGATTAACAACCCTTCCGATATCAACCTCTATCACTTCGGTGCGAAGGGCGACGGTTATGCCAACGACACCGATGCGTTTAATCGGATGCTGGCATGGACGCAAAACTACTCGGGGAACATCACCGCGTTACCGGTGCGTTTCCCAGGCGGTAAATTCCTGATTAGCCCAATCGATATCAGCGGTACCGAGCGCGCCTTCTTTGGCTTGCAAGGCGATGATGTTGAGCTGGGTTCTTTGCCGCGTACCACCATCATTTCAGACAAAAGCGCCAATACGGTGTTCAAGGTGAAGGCGCGTCGTACCTCGATCAGAGGTATTGCATGGAATGGCCAGGCGTCGGCCGATATCACCACCAACAAAAGCACCATCACTGCCGATATGTGCAGCAACGTGCAGCCGTTCTTCGAAAACACCTGTATCGAAGGCACCACCGTAAATATTTACTGTTTCCGCGCGCAGAATAATGGCGGCACGGTAATCAAAGTGCTGGATACTCTCGACAGTAAATTCGACCAAATCTACACCCTGTATACCTACGGACGCGTGTTTGATGTCGGCTGGTCGAACTCGCCAAAAGGCGCCTGGGATCACTCCACGGCGATTGAGATCTGCAACTGTAACTTCCAGACCGGTTACGGTGACGCCACGCTCTATATGCCGCGCGTGACGCAGGGGATTTTGCGCAACGTATGGATTGAGCATACGCGCAATCCGGGCGATCTCTCTGACGGCGGCTGGACCATCGATACGCTGAATATTGAGGATTGCGGTAACCCATTCAACCTCAATAATGCGCGCGTCACCATCCGACAGCTGAACCTGCAATCTGGCGCCAAAGTGAGTACTGACCTCGCCCCTGGCCGCTGGTTATCCACCTTTGAATATGGCTATCGCCGTGATGAAAGCTACGGCAGCTTCCTGACCGGTTCGCTGCGTGCGGGCTATTTCAGCGGCTACAAGATCACCAACAATACCGACACCGATAACTGGTATCGCCTGGGACAGCTGTTTTTCCCGAATGCTAACCAGCAGTGGGTGATGGAGTTCATTGGTAAAGCGGATGCCACTCAGCCGACCGGCACCGCCGGTTCCCCGGTCAATGTGGCTGCCACCGGTAAAACCTGGATCAACCTGCAGCGACTGGAAACGGTATGGGCCGATGTTTATCACATGGGGCAACCCGCGGTGCTGGATATCCGCTACAGCCGTGTTGGCACCACCTATGCGGCGGTATGGGTAAAACTGCGGGCTAACAGTGGCGACACCATGATGAACCTGAAATGCACCGGTCCAACGCGTTTCGATAGCGGTTCATGCTCGCTGTTCCAGCAGGACTTCTCGGTGGTGACTGATACCACCAAACTGGGCGGCTTCAAACCCGCCGCGCGCTTCGGTCTGCATAATGGACTGGCAGGTATCGGCGCCAATGAGAAAGGAGTACTTACCGTCGCGACGGCGGCCGGTACGCCGACCAATAAAACCGCGCCTACGGGCTTTGTGCTGGTCAATATTAACGGTGTCGATCGTAAGCTCCCCTATTACGATTGA
- the yafN gene encoding type I toxin-antitoxin system antitoxin YafN, translating to MERILAEKSINITELRKNPAKYFIDEPVAVLSNNRPAGYMISAEVFEELIDLLEEKQGRVHTAARFRPNANRLSDIAESGEKLLQSASDKDLTEFTE from the coding sequence ATGGAGCGAATTCTCGCGGAAAAATCTATAAATATTACTGAGTTGAGAAAGAATCCGGCAAAGTACTTCATTGATGAGCCGGTAGCTGTTCTTTCCAACAACCGACCTGCGGGTTACATGATCAGTGCTGAGGTATTTGAAGAACTGATCGATCTGTTGGAGGAGAAACAAGGAAGAGTTCATACGGCTGCGCGATTCAGACCCAATGCTAACCGTCTAAGTGACATTGCGGAGAGTGGCGAGAAACTGCTGCAAAGCGCCTCTGACAAGGATCTGACCGAGTTCACCGAATGA
- a CDS encoding type II toxin-antitoxin system YafO family toxin — protein sequence MSIRVFKSTLIRQQLSQTELDDLVADFLSYKKEGELPDTFGRDALYDDDRTYPLVKEEQVAHIHLADADAPFPKFLRQFKRTSDQAHLVYCQGAMDPNAYLLIIILKPEAHKMARNNNNMHKIGMMAEAFRMKY from the coding sequence ATGAGCATTAGGGTTTTTAAATCAACTTTGATTCGTCAACAATTGAGCCAGACAGAGCTTGATGATTTAGTGGCGGATTTTCTGTCCTATAAAAAAGAGGGGGAGTTGCCAGATACGTTTGGTCGGGATGCGCTCTATGATGACGACCGAACCTATCCATTGGTAAAAGAAGAGCAGGTGGCTCACATTCATCTTGCCGATGCAGATGCACCTTTTCCCAAATTTTTACGTCAGTTCAAGCGGACCAGCGATCAGGCCCACTTGGTTTACTGTCAGGGTGCAATGGATCCCAATGCCTATTTACTGATTATCATCCTGAAGCCCGAAGCGCATAAAATGGCACGCAATAATAACAATATGCATAAGATCGGGATGATGGCCGAAGCATTCAGGATGAAGTATTAA
- a CDS encoding ABC transporter ATP-binding protein, with the protein MIELSVENLHLTYGDNPVLKGVSMNLQRGEVVSLLGPSGSGKTTLLRAVAGLEKPTQGTIVIGNNTVYAGTPRSEIPAEERNLGLVFQSYALWPHKTVFENVAYPLKLRKVASAEITQRVQDVLVQLGLGHLGKRHPHQLSGGQQQRVAIGRALVYNPPVILLDEPLSNLDAKLREEARVFLRELIIKLGLSALMVTHDQNEAMAISDRILLLNNGKIEQQGTPQEMYGSPKTLFTAEFMGSNNRLHGKITELRDGKARIEGKGWALWGLAGEGVQQGQDATAVIRVERVRLVDGPGENQLELPLLTSMYLGDRWEYLFRTAGDDFVIRAYGTEVRDPQHCHLALPENHVWIFPKG; encoded by the coding sequence ATGATTGAATTATCGGTCGAGAACCTGCACTTAACCTACGGCGACAACCCGGTGCTGAAAGGCGTTTCCATGAACCTGCAGCGCGGTGAGGTGGTTTCTCTATTGGGGCCATCCGGCAGCGGTAAAACTACGCTGCTGCGCGCGGTCGCTGGGCTGGAGAAGCCGACGCAGGGCACCATTGTTATTGGCAACAACACCGTTTACGCCGGCACGCCGCGCAGCGAGATCCCGGCGGAAGAGCGCAACCTTGGATTGGTGTTCCAGTCCTACGCGTTATGGCCACACAAAACCGTGTTTGAGAACGTGGCTTATCCGTTAAAGCTGCGCAAAGTGGCCTCCGCTGAAATCACCCAGCGCGTGCAGGATGTGCTGGTGCAGTTGGGCTTAGGTCATCTCGGCAAACGCCACCCGCATCAGCTTTCCGGTGGGCAGCAGCAACGTGTAGCCATTGGCCGTGCGCTGGTTTATAACCCGCCGGTGATCCTGTTGGATGAGCCGTTATCAAATCTGGATGCCAAGCTGCGTGAAGAGGCGCGGGTGTTCCTGCGTGAACTGATCATCAAGCTGGGCTTGTCGGCGCTGATGGTGACACACGATCAAAATGAGGCGATGGCAATTTCCGACCGTATTTTGTTGCTCAATAACGGCAAGATCGAGCAACAGGGTACGCCGCAGGAGATGTACGGCTCGCCGAAAACCCTGTTTACCGCTGAGTTTATGGGCAGCAACAACCGGCTGCACGGCAAAATCACCGAGCTGCGCGACGGTAAAGCGCGTATCGAAGGAAAAGGCTGGGCATTGTGGGGATTAGCGGGAGAAGGTGTGCAACAGGGGCAGGACGCCACGGCGGTGATTCGCGTGGAGCGCGTGAGACTGGTAGACGGACCGGGTGAAAATCAGCTGGAACTGCCGCTGCTCACCAGCATGTATCTCGGCGACCGCTGGGAATATCTGTTCCGTACCGCGGGCGATGATTTTGTGATTCGCGCCTACGGCACCGAGGTACGCGATCCGCAGCACTGCCATCTGGCGCTGCCGGAAAACCATGTGTGGATTTTCCCGAAAGGGTGA
- a CDS encoding ABC transporter permease: MSTLRRKWQSLPRGVVVLITALVIYVPLSFIVIQSFLSAPFFSPSKEWSLESFAFIFTDPDFYKALRSGFILAFGLVIIAIPLGGILAFLMVRTDLPGRRLIEPLILVPIFVSPMVLGFGYVVAAGPVGFFSLWAQSLLGFVPWNIYDMSSIVVIAGLTHVPHAYLYISSALRSVGSDVEEAARIAGASPLQVMTAVSLPMVRPSILYAIVLLFFLGLEVFGLMLVLGDPEGNMVLATYLYQLTNKLGTPSYHLMAAVAVVLICITIPLVMLQRRLMRTANRFVTVKGKASQARALPLGKWRWVAGAVVAFWLTVTIGVPLLGVVLRAFISNWGVGVSLWDELSIKTFQTIWAQPNLLRAIVNSMAIGVIGGALAVGCYLFIGIAMHRKPDNTTRFLDYSVLVPRAVPGLLAGLAFLWVFLFLPMWLDNSLKAGWLSDFAWSQWLRDNLIVWLRSLRSTIFSVWLAYTVVWMAYGLRLISSTLLQVGPELEEAARSTGATRGQITRHVTIPLSRYGLIGSWLLMFLIFEREYSTGVYLLSPGTETIGSMLVSLWAAGAIDIVAALSFINILLVVVGLGIALRFGVKLHD; encoded by the coding sequence ATGAGTACATTGCGCAGAAAGTGGCAAAGCCTGCCGCGCGGCGTCGTGGTGCTGATAACCGCGCTGGTTATCTACGTTCCGCTGTCGTTTATCGTCATTCAAAGTTTCCTCTCCGCCCCGTTCTTTTCACCGTCGAAAGAGTGGAGCCTGGAGTCCTTCGCATTTATTTTTACCGATCCCGACTTCTATAAGGCATTGAGAAGCGGATTCATTCTGGCATTCGGCCTGGTGATCATCGCCATTCCACTGGGCGGCATTCTGGCATTCTTAATGGTGCGCACCGATCTACCGGGCAGACGCCTCATTGAGCCGCTGATCCTGGTGCCGATTTTTGTCTCGCCGATGGTATTGGGATTTGGTTATGTGGTGGCGGCGGGCCCGGTGGGATTCTTCTCGCTGTGGGCGCAGTCGCTGCTGGGATTTGTGCCATGGAATATCTACGACATGTCGAGCATCGTGGTGATCGCCGGTCTGACGCACGTGCCGCACGCTTATCTCTATATCTCCTCGGCGCTGCGCAGCGTGGGTTCGGATGTGGAAGAAGCGGCGCGTATCGCCGGTGCATCGCCGCTGCAGGTGATGACCGCGGTCAGTTTGCCGATGGTACGTCCCTCGATCCTATACGCCATCGTACTGCTGTTTTTCCTCGGGCTGGAGGTGTTCGGTCTGATGCTGGTGCTGGGCGATCCCGAAGGCAACATGGTGCTGGCCACCTATCTCTATCAGCTGACCAATAAACTCGGCACGCCGTCCTATCACCTGATGGCCGCGGTGGCGGTGGTGCTGATTTGCATCACCATTCCGCTGGTGATGCTGCAACGCCGCCTGATGCGCACCGCCAACCGCTTCGTCACTGTGAAAGGGAAAGCGTCGCAGGCGCGCGCCCTGCCGCTAGGCAAATGGCGCTGGGTTGCCGGTGCGGTGGTCGCTTTCTGGCTGACCGTCACCATTGGCGTACCGTTGCTCGGCGTGGTGCTGCGCGCCTTTATCTCCAACTGGGGCGTTGGCGTCTCGCTGTGGGATGAACTGTCGATCAAAACCTTCCAGACCATCTGGGCGCAACCCAACCTGCTGCGCGCTATCGTCAACTCCATGGCGATCGGCGTCATTGGCGGCGCGCTGGCGGTGGGATGTTATCTATTTATTGGCATCGCCATGCACCGCAAACCGGACAACACTACGCGCTTCCTCGACTACAGCGTGCTGGTGCCGCGCGCGGTGCCAGGGCTGCTGGCCGGTCTGGCATTTCTCTGGGTATTCCTGTTCCTGCCGATGTGGCTGGATAACTCGCTCAAAGCGGGCTGGCTTTCTGATTTCGCCTGGTCGCAGTGGCTGCGCGATAACCTGATCGTCTGGCTGCGTTCGCTGCGTAGCACCATCTTCAGCGTCTGGCTGGCGTATACCGTGGTGTGGATGGCGTATGGTCTGCGTTTGATCTCCTCAACGCTGCTGCAGGTGGGGCCGGAGCTGGAAGAAGCGGCGCGCAGCACTGGCGCCACGCGCGGACAGATTACGCGCCACGTCACGATTCCATTGTCACGCTACGGCTTGATTGGATCATGGCTGCTGATGTTCCTGATTTTCGAGCGCGAATACTCCACCGGCGTGTATCTGCTGTCACCCGGCACGGAAACCATCGGCTCAATGCTGGTTTCCCTGTGGGCGGCGGGCGCGATTGATATCGTTGCCGCCCTCTCCTTTATTAACATCCTGCTGGTGGTCGTCGGTTTGGGTATTGCCCTGCGATTTGGAGTGAAATTACATGATTGA
- a CDS encoding ABC transporter substrate-binding protein produces the protein MSNTFHLSLVTATVLMSCSAFAAPPQGYPADYQSVIDAATKEGKVVVYSTTDTKAAGPLIKGFEETYPGIKVEYNDMNSTELYNRFISEQASGGTSGDVVWSSSMDTGLKLATDYAQEYKSPELSQIPKWAVWNNKAYGTTYEPVVFIYNKRLIPAADVPDSHTALAKLIASQTDKFKSKVTTYDIEKSGLGFMLSVQDAKADPNYFKTLADVAKGGLAVQSSTGTMMERVSSGENLIGFNILGSYAEARAKTDPSLGIAYPKDYTLVLSRVSFISQQASNSHAAKLWLDYVLSEKGQSILANQADIPSLRNDIEGKNDIDGMTKMLGTALKPIPVDESLLEYLQPKKRLDYIKQWRTAAGK, from the coding sequence ATGTCGAACACATTTCATCTCTCTCTGGTTACCGCTACTGTCCTGATGTCGTGCTCTGCTTTTGCCGCCCCGCCGCAGGGCTATCCGGCGGACTACCAAAGCGTTATTGATGCCGCAACGAAAGAGGGCAAAGTGGTGGTCTACTCCACCACCGACACCAAAGCCGCCGGTCCGCTGATCAAAGGCTTCGAAGAAACCTATCCCGGCATCAAAGTTGAATATAACGATATGAACAGCACCGAGCTGTACAACCGTTTTATCAGCGAACAGGCGTCGGGCGGCACCAGCGGCGATGTGGTGTGGAGCTCCTCAATGGATACCGGCCTGAAGCTGGCTACCGACTATGCGCAGGAGTATAAATCGCCAGAGTTGAGCCAGATCCCCAAATGGGCGGTGTGGAATAACAAAGCTTACGGTACCACCTACGAACCGGTGGTTTTCATCTACAACAAACGCCTGATTCCCGCCGCTGATGTGCCTGATTCACACACCGCGCTGGCCAAGCTGATCGCCAGCCAGACCGACAAGTTCAAGAGCAAAGTCACCACCTACGATATTGAGAAATCGGGCCTCGGCTTCATGCTCTCGGTGCAGGATGCGAAAGCCGATCCCAACTATTTCAAAACCCTGGCCGACGTAGCAAAAGGCGGCTTAGCGGTGCAGTCATCAACCGGCACCATGATGGAGCGGGTCTCATCCGGTGAAAACCTGATCGGCTTCAACATCCTCGGCTCTTATGCCGAAGCCCGCGCCAAAACCGATCCTTCACTGGGGATCGCTTATCCGAAGGATTACACGCTGGTACTGTCGCGCGTCTCCTTTATCAGCCAGCAAGCGAGTAACAGCCATGCCGCCAAACTGTGGCTGGATTACGTGCTGTCTGAGAAAGGACAAAGCATTCTGGCCAATCAGGCCGACATCCCTTCCCTGCGCAACGATATTGAAGGCAAAAACGACATTGATGGCATGACCAAAATGTTAGGCACGGCGCTGAAACCGATCCCGGTGGATGAAAGCCTGCTGGAGTATTTGCAGCCGAAAAAACGCCTCGATTACATCAAACAGTGGCGCACCGCCGCCGGTAAATAA
- a CDS encoding response regulator has protein sequence MNSARALDVVIVEDEPHLADLHREFIEQHFHLRVVGIAATLEQARHLIREHQPRLVLLDNYLPDGQGVTLIDDPLLKRFECSVIFITAASDMQTCSHAMRSGAFDYLLKPVFFHRLRASLERFMLLVQTLRQMKSVDQQVLDKLFNLPTSDMPAAPSTKGIEAITLERVKRVFSKAPADSWSVEQVVESVGISKTTGRRYLEYCVEIGFIGVEMQYGNIGHPRRLYRKITDAQ, from the coding sequence ATGAATAGTGCCAGGGCGCTTGATGTTGTGATTGTCGAAGATGAGCCGCATCTCGCCGATTTGCATCGCGAATTTATTGAGCAGCACTTTCACCTGCGTGTGGTGGGCATTGCCGCCACGCTGGAGCAGGCGCGTCATCTTATCCGCGAGCATCAGCCAAGGCTGGTGCTACTGGATAATTACTTGCCGGACGGCCAGGGCGTCACGCTGATTGACGATCCGCTGCTAAAACGTTTTGAGTGTTCGGTGATTTTTATTACCGCCGCCAGCGACATGCAAACCTGTAGCCACGCGATGCGCAGTGGCGCGTTTGATTACCTGTTAAAACCGGTATTTTTTCATCGTCTGCGCGCCTCGCTGGAACGCTTTATGCTGCTAGTGCAGACCCTGCGCCAGATGAAGAGTGTTGACCAGCAGGTGCTGGATAAGTTGTTTAATCTGCCCACCAGCGATATGCCTGCCGCGCCCTCAACCAAAGGCATTGAAGCGATCACTCTGGAACGGGTTAAACGCGTTTTCAGCAAGGCGCCCGCGGACAGCTGGTCAGTGGAGCAAGTGGTAGAGAGCGTGGGAATCAGCAAAACCACCGGGCGCCGTTATCTGGAATATTGTGTCGAGATCGGCTTTATTGGCGTGGAGATGCAGTATGGCAATATCGGCCATCCGCGTCGGCTGTACCGTAAAATAACCGACGCGCAATAG
- a CDS encoding ATP-binding protein, with translation MKRRLPFQVKLFLSLVLFSCLLLALLGTILFHFIDRQLHHDLGQRARVQASEIALMPGLAERVARRDIAGIAGLIQPLRNQSDASYIVIGDVHEQHLYHSESPERLNLPLIGGDNAEVLQGNTIISVRKGGIGVSLRSKAPIFDAQHRVIGIVSVGYLTSYIANINVSLLWQASLYGLALLLLLFIFSWVFTRNLKKQMFWLEPKDIALLVLQQKALLEAMYEGVFAVNAEKQLILINRAARELLDIQQSESELLGKPLHEALQIHPGFLSQHAEQPSGRHHDHITVLNQRQVIVNRVAIELEPGEPSGWVCSFRDKNDINTLSSQLSQVKRYADNLRIMRHEQLNWTATLVGLLQMQRYDDAMRYIHAQSAGAQQVLDFVSARFTSPALCGLLLGKYVSAREKGVELKFDPACQLNRIPAGISETALMSVVGNLLDNAVDATLIARTPTTPVELYISDRNQELLIEVADQGGGVDDSIKPHLFEQGVTSKPSSNDDVLGAEHGIGLYLAAGYVQQAGGSIEISDNAPQGTIFSVFIPFQPAVSPGGCHE, from the coding sequence ATGAAACGCCGATTACCTTTTCAGGTGAAACTCTTTCTCTCTCTGGTGCTTTTTTCCTGCCTGCTATTAGCCTTGCTGGGCACCATCCTGTTCCATTTTATCGACCGACAGCTGCATCACGATCTGGGCCAGCGCGCGCGGGTGCAGGCCAGTGAAATCGCGCTGATGCCGGGCCTGGCGGAGAGAGTGGCACGCCGGGATATTGCAGGCATTGCTGGATTGATCCAGCCACTGCGTAATCAAAGCGATGCCAGTTATATCGTCATCGGCGACGTCCATGAGCAGCATCTCTATCATTCGGAATCGCCCGAACGCCTCAACCTGCCGTTAATTGGTGGCGACAACGCGGAGGTGCTGCAGGGGAACACCATCATCTCCGTACGTAAAGGCGGCATCGGCGTATCGCTCCGCAGCAAAGCGCCGATCTTTGATGCGCAGCATCGGGTGATTGGTATTGTGTCGGTGGGCTATCTCACCTCCTATATCGCCAATATCAACGTTAGCCTGCTGTGGCAAGCAAGCCTGTATGGCCTCGCCCTGCTGCTGCTGCTGTTTATTTTTTCATGGGTGTTTACCCGCAACCTGAAGAAACAGATGTTCTGGCTGGAGCCGAAAGATATCGCGCTGCTGGTGCTGCAACAAAAAGCGTTACTGGAAGCGATGTATGAAGGGGTATTTGCCGTTAACGCGGAGAAGCAGCTGATTTTAATTAATCGCGCCGCTCGAGAACTGCTGGATATTCAGCAGAGCGAGAGCGAACTGCTGGGTAAACCGCTGCATGAGGCGCTGCAGATTCATCCGGGGTTTCTCAGCCAACACGCGGAGCAACCGAGTGGTCGTCACCACGATCACATCACCGTGCTGAATCAGCGTCAGGTGATCGTCAACCGGGTGGCGATCGAGCTGGAGCCCGGCGAGCCAAGCGGCTGGGTGTGCAGCTTTCGCGATAAAAATGACATCAATACCCTGAGCAGCCAGCTGAGCCAGGTAAAGCGATATGCGGATAATTTGCGCATTATGCGTCATGAGCAGCTGAACTGGACCGCCACGCTGGTGGGCTTATTACAAATGCAGCGCTATGACGATGCGATGCGCTATATCCACGCGCAATCTGCCGGGGCGCAGCAGGTGCTGGATTTTGTCTCCGCACGCTTCACCTCACCGGCGCTGTGCGGATTGCTGCTGGGGAAATATGTCAGCGCGCGTGAAAAAGGCGTCGAGCTAAAATTTGATCCCGCCTGCCAGCTCAACCGTATTCCCGCCGGCATTAGCGAAACTGCATTGATGTCTGTGGTGGGGAATTTGCTGGATAACGCCGTCGATGCCACGCTCATCGCCAGAACGCCCACTACGCCGGTGGAGTTGTATATTTCCGATCGCAATCAGGAGCTGCTCATTGAAGTCGCCGATCAGGGTGGCGGCGTAGATGACAGCATTAAACCGCATCTGTTTGAGCAGGGCGTCACCAGTAAACCCTCCAGCAACGACGACGTGCTGGGAGCGGAACACGGCATTGGCCTCTATCTGGCGGCAGGTTATGTTCAGCAGGCCGGCGGCAGCATCGAGATCAGCGACAATGCGCCGCAGGGCACCATCTTCTCGGTTTTCATCCCGTTCCAGCCCGCCGTTTCGCCAGGAGGTTGCCATGAATAG
- a CDS encoding glycosyltransferase family 2 protein has protein sequence MQNPVNDVLISVIVPVYNAAAYLERCIDSLLRQDETRFEAIFINDGSSDNSLAILQRYAHYPHFHIIDKSNGGVSSARNQGINASRGKLLCFLDADDFLPASAFATYVRLMQNPVAMVVGESQHFTPQGQPLDFPANSSDARQLAASAAINDLLYFNPRHGICDKVFRGDVIRQHQLRFNEEIYNFEDLLFVINYLHLQQDRQVIFTQQVVYHYVVSDNSATRSALREKHFSFARSFNGMQAFLSTQHKRCYYHLYLKVTSSYIYKALHSDGFSRAFIDEYISLYRRSFKSYFTSGLMFNPWSLYFALFFVSPRLVSRLRRLAQK, from the coding sequence ATGCAAAATCCCGTTAACGACGTTTTAATCAGCGTCATCGTGCCGGTGTATAACGCCGCGGCGTATCTGGAGCGATGCATTGATAGCCTGCTACGGCAGGATGAAACCCGTTTTGAAGCCATCTTCATTAACGATGGTTCCAGCGATAACTCGCTCGCCATTTTACAGCGTTACGCCCATTACCCGCATTTTCACATCATCGACAAAAGCAACGGCGGTGTCTCTTCAGCACGTAATCAAGGGATTAACGCATCGCGTGGCAAGCTGCTGTGCTTTTTAGATGCCGATGATTTTCTGCCAGCCAGTGCCTTCGCCACCTATGTGCGCCTGATGCAAAACCCGGTGGCGATGGTGGTGGGGGAGTCGCAGCACTTTACGCCGCAGGGGCAGCCACTCGATTTTCCGGCCAATTCGAGTGATGCGCGCCAGCTGGCAGCCTCAGCGGCCATCAATGATTTGCTCTACTTCAATCCGCGTCACGGCATCTGCGACAAGGTATTTCGTGGCGATGTAATCCGCCAGCATCAGCTCCGTTTTAACGAAGAGATTTATAACTTCGAAGATCTGCTGTTCGTGATTAATTACCTGCATCTGCAGCAGGATCGCCAGGTGATATTTACCCAACAGGTGGTTTATCACTATGTGGTATCAGATAACTCTGCCACGCGCTCGGCACTGCGGGAAAAACACTTCTCGTTTGCACGCTCCTTTAATGGCATGCAGGCGTTTTTATCCACGCAGCACAAGCGTTGTTATTACCATCTCTATTTAAAAGTCACCTCATCTTATATCTATAAAGCGCTGCACAGCGATGGATTCAGCCGTGCCTTTATTGATGAATATATCTCGCTCTACCGTCGCAGCTTTAAGTCCTATTTCACCTCTGGATTGATGTTCAATCCGTGGAGTTTGTACTTTGCGCTGTTTTTCGTCAGTCCACGACTGGTATCGCGTCTGCGCCGCCTGGCACAGAAATAA